A DNA window from Impatiens glandulifera chromosome 7, dImpGla2.1, whole genome shotgun sequence contains the following coding sequences:
- the LOC124945439 gene encoding tropinone reductase-like 3: MEKIGKRFTGKVAIVTASTQGIGFGIAQRLGLEGASVVISSRKQKNVDEAVENLKSKGIEAYGVVCHVSNPQQRKNLIQETIQKYGKIDVLVSNAAVNPSVDSILETKESVLDKLWEINVKASILIVQEAAPYLVRNEGSSIVFVSSIAGYQPDANMAMYGVTKTALLGLSKALAQTMAPKTRVNCVAPGFVPTHFASFITENKDVRNMIVGRTLLNRLGTVEDMAAATAFLASDDASYITGETIVVSGGVLGSRL; this comes from the exons atggagaagatcGGAAAGAGATTTACTGGTAAGGTTGCAATTGTTACCGCGTCAACTCAAGGAATCGGATTCGGAATCGCCCAACGTTTAGGTCTCGAAGGTGCTTCAGTTGTCATCTCTTCTCGCAAGCAG AAAAACGTGGATGAAGCAGTGGAGAATCTTAAATCCAAAGGAATCGAAGCTTATGGAGTAGTCTGTCATGTCTCAAATCCTCAACAGAGAAAAAATCTCATCCAGGAAACCATTCAG AAGTATGGAAAAATTGATGTTCTTGTATCTAATGCTGCTGTGAATCCATCTGTTGATTCGATATTGGAGACGAAGGAATCTGTGTTGGATAAGCTGTGGGAAATCAATGTAAAAGCTTCAATACTGATTGTACAGGAAGCTGCTCCTTATTTAGTGAGAAATGAGGGTTcatctattgtttttgtttcttcAATTGCTGGGTATCAACCAGATGCAAACATGGCTATGTATGGGGTAACGAAAACAGCTCTTCTTGGACTTTCCAAGGCTCTTGCACAAACAATGGCACCGAAAACGCGTGTTAACTGTGTTGCTCCTGGTTTTGTTCCTACGCATTTTGCATCGTTCATTACTGAAAACAAGGATGTTAGGAATATGATAGTAGGGAGGACATTGTTAAATAGGCTTGGGACAGTTGAAGATATGGCTGCTGCTACTGCCTTTTTGGCATCGGATGATGCTTCTTATATTACTGGAGAAACTATTGTTGTTTCTGGAGGAGTGTTAGGTTCGAGATTGTAG
- the LOC124945937 gene encoding 28S ribosomal protein S29, mitochondrial, with protein MLRSALRVAVKAQLNHSANATCIASQQLHQQFWSLRSRDYSSKGSKKKGGGGSGKSSAKSPSSDTKRGKVAHQSDAKDNITTNPDNETRILEENILAELAEDEKDKSLDVGYNGRPLFTYTPSLSQLTRKDTCSYMKFDIKELNASLPEGLPSGMLKEFEASRRTALLVRQSFLDLRNNLSRIVDPPLQDDKGQKIQKRIVLDGPVNGGKSITLSLLVHWARDQGWLVFYVPEGRKWTHGGYFYKNPQTGLWDTPVQAADALQDFMKYNESKLEKIPCQISDPIPLGEGAGIGWMKGVDSITMPEGSTLYDLIQTGITNSHAAVGVIVRLRKELSLVKDIPVLIAIDQYNSWFTFSEFQEPVTVRSCRDIHARELTMVNAFRSMMHDDIMIGAFSHSTAVGKLRQDLPDVPIDARMNYPRYNVEEAAAVSHYYLRQRLVRREAFSEEGWKKVFYLSHGNGAEMRWLVPFMR; from the exons atgttgcGTTCAGCACTTAGAGTGGCTGTGAAGGCCCAGTTGAATCATTCAGCAAATGCTACTTGCATTGCTTCTCAGCAGTTGCATCAACAATTTTGGTCTTTGAGATCAAGAGACTACTCTTCCAAGGGTAGTAAGAAGAAGGGAGGAGGAGGGTCAGGAAAATCTTCTGCCAAATCCCCTTCCTCTGATACTAAAAGAGGAAAAGTCGCTCACCAGTCTGATGCCAAAGATAATATTACAACCAATCCAGACAACGAGACTCGGATCTTAGAGGAGAACATATTGGCTGAACTTGCAGAGGATGAGAAGGATAAATCTCTTGATGTTGGTTATAATGGCCGTCCTCTCTTCACATACACACCTTCCCTCTCTCAACTTACTCGAAAGGATACCTGTTCTTACATGAAATTCGA CATTAAGGAGTTGAATGCATCTTTACCAGAGGGTTTGCCTTCAGGAATGTTGAAAGAGTTTGAGGCATCAAGACGAACGGCCTTGTTGGTTCGCCAAAGTTTTCTTGACCTTCGTAACAATCTCAGTAGGATTGTTGATCCTCCTTTGCAGGATGACAAAG GCCAAAAAATCCAGAAAAGAATTGTGCTGGATGGTCCAGTCAACGGTGGGAAAAGTATTACACTTTCATTGCTGGTTCACTGGGCTCGCGATCAAGGTTGGCTGGTCTTTTATGTTCCAGAAGGACGTAAATGGACACATGGGGGATATTTCTATAAAAACCCTCAAACTGGTTTATGGGATACTCCTGTTCAGGCAGCAGACGCTCTTCAG gattttatgaaatataacGAATCAAAGTTGGAGAAAATACCTTGTCAAATTTCTGATCCTATTCCTCTTGGAGAGGGTGCTGGAATTGGATGGATGAAAGGTGTGGATTCAATAACAATGCCTGAAGGTTCAACACTTTATGATCTTATTCAAACTGGTATCACTAACAGCCATGCTGCTGTTGGAGTAATAGTTCGTCTCCGGAAAGAATTATCACTTGTGAAAGACATACCTGTTCTAATTGCGATTGATCAA TATAATAGTTGGTTTACATTCAGTGAGTTCCAGGAGCCCGTAACTGTTCGTTCATGCCGAGATATCCATGCTCGGGAACTTACTATG GTAAATGCATTCAGGTCTATGATGCATGATGACATTATGATTGGTGCCTTTTCGCATTCAACTGCTGTGGGTAAACTTCGCCAAGATTTGCCAGATGTGCCAATCGATGCTCGGATGAATTATCCTCGCTACAATGTTGAAGAAGCTGCTGCCGTTAGCCACTATTATCTAAG GCAAAGACTGGTGCGAAGAGAGGCCTTCTCAGAGGAAGGGTGGAAGAAGGTATTCTATCTGTCCCATGGAAATGGGGCAGAAATGAGATGGTTAGTTCCTTTCATGAGATGA